In Spea bombifrons isolate aSpeBom1 chromosome 5, aSpeBom1.2.pri, whole genome shotgun sequence, the sequence tctctctcctctgcggcgagtctccctgttcggtctctgtgccggcttgtaatgctgagcgccggaagtgacgtcaatttccggcgctcagcattacaagccggcaccgtggcagagcagggagactcgccgcaggactctttaaaggtaagtaccggggggggtagataatggtgtcggcgaagtttaaaatgccgccgccaCCCCATTTTAAAcgtcgccccaggcggcattaagtcttcggccggccctgcacccATAGAACCTGCCTAATGATAAAGCCGATGAATGGATAATTGCTAGAGTTAGACCAATGACTGGCACACTCTATCTTGGGGTAGTGAAAGAGAGATTCTGGGGGAAAATGGCAATAGAGGAGCAATAGCAGCTAGAATATTTTTGTTGATAGTTCAGTTTTACTTCACTGCTCTAGAATAGCTCCTAATGAAAGAGCTTTTAGTTTTAGTTTGGCACAAAGATTTAAATTTAGGCTGATTCCAGAGATTACAATCTATGTTAAATCCCACAATCTTTATAAACATCTTCTGGATGCAAAGGAAAATGATCCTACCTAGTAAAAccgtttttaaacaaataaaagtcaattattagtctttttagaaaatgtttaggatttgtattatatataaagtattcttaaatgtaattaattttaaaaaaaattgagctTCTGTGGGATTTATGATCCAACTAATACCCTTTTTAGGATTACTGCACCAAGTTTGGACATATTCAgttcttttgatgttttttCATAGTTCAAATTCAACTAGTGAAACGTGGAAACTTTCCTTTAAATAGACAAAAGGACCAAGAAAGACATGGGTAATCCGTTTTTATGTTATATCCATTAGTCATCATAAAGGCACTATATATAAAGtagcacacatttttatttaatagcaaGCTAAAAGGATACTAACAAAATAAACCCAAATAATCTGGCTAGTGAgactaaataaacatttttctttaatgacTCTGAAACATGTAGAACCTCTTTGCAGTAGAACAGCTGAACCTTCTGCAAATGTTTTGCTTCTGCTCAGAAAATGGAAATAACAGCTTCTatcatattttactttaaaagcaTTCTGTCAGTAGGGTATGAATACAGTACAATTTATTCCAAAGTAAATCTTCCCAACATTGGATTGAAATTATCTCACCGGGAAACTGTTTAGCTTAAGCCTCGCTGGCGGGGAAGCACTGTTGGTACAAGCTGGAAagtttttgttgaaattttggTTTATAATGATTACTGATGATATGTGGCTCAGGTTGTATGAGATAATGTAATGTACTTTCTATTGGATAGAGGTCACAAAATGGTGTATTATTTGCATATATTAGATCTGTATGAGCAGTAACAAAGTACACATTTTAAAAGTGAAACTTAAAAGGGAAATCTCCAAAGAAGAAATAGAGGGGGCCTTAAAATTCCTTAAGTCTAGAAGGCCTAGATGGGTTCTGGAGCCTGTAGTATAAATTGTTTAAGATTCCACTCTATTTTGCCAAGTTaacgtgtttaaccccttgaagaCCGGGGTTAAGGTCACTgacagaccgggacgtaccaggtacgtcatcgatgatgtgCGATCCAGCGTCGTTATGAACGCTGGGATcacgaggggcggctgctactgaccgctgggtgtccccagtgaTCCGTAgtagccactccccctcaattccgtgcacgtgatcgctttgaagctAATCACGAGcacagaatttaaatatttacaaaaaaaactgcggtcttcaagggaagatgcAGTTTGCCAACGtcagtcctgaaggggttaaaacagagGACATCTTTTCAGGAGATATATTGTCAGCGACCCTAGTGATCTTACCTAAACCAGTAAACTtgccacatatatacatatatacacacaatcagccataacattatgaccacctgcctaatattgtgtaggtccccctattgccgccaaaacagccatGACCCATCAAGGCATGAACTCCACTAGATCTCTGAAGGTGCACCAAGACGTTAGAAGCAGATCCTATAAGTCCTGTAATTTGCGAGATGGGGTCTccatggatcggacttgtttgtACAACACATCCCACAGATCcttgattggattgagatctgggggaTTTGGAGACCAAGTCAAGACCTTGAACTCGTTGCAAGACCTtaagtttcccagcagaacattgcccaaagcatcacactgcctccaccGGCTTGTCTACTTTCCACAGTTCattctggtgccatgtgttctacaggtaagcgatgcacacagacccagccatccacatgatgtaaaagaaatgtgattcatcagacaagGCCACCgttttccattgctctgtggtcgagttcttatgctcatgtgtcCATTATACGCGCTTtcgcagtggacaggggtcagcatgggcaccctcactggtctgtggctatgtGGCCCATACACAACtaactgcaatgcactgtgttcTGACGCCTTTTTTTATCAGAACCAGCCATAaaccattaactttttcagcaatttgagatacagtagctcgtctgtggGATTTGActacacgggccagccttcgccccccacgtgcatcaatgagctttGGCGGCCCATGACCCTTTTGccagttcaccacttttccttctttggaccacttttgaacATTcgacaagagctgcagttttccAGATCGTACAACAAAGTcactataaatatatgcaggccTGTCATTATTTAGTAACATAATTTCAGTCATTATTTTCCACATAAAGTTGCTTagcaatattttttcaaaaagaCTATACCAACTCGCCATTTGGTAGTGACCTCTACAAAATACTATTTAGATGGAAATTACAGTTAGCTAATACATTTTCCTCAACTCTGTCCATATGGTGGAGAGGTTTGTCCAAACATTGGATTGCTATTCCATATGGCGTGGGTCTGCCCCAAACATCATAATCTGTATTCATTGATCACAAAGCCCAGGTGCATATACCTAGAACTCCATGAATGGTATCGTTGAGTATTTCCCCTGATGATATTCCATCCCACATATATATCTTATTAGTTGCCAAAGTACCTAACCTATTTTCAAGAGTGTCTCCATGTTCTGTTAATTCTACAAAGCAAATCTCCCACACTATCTCCAACACAGTAGATTCTGTGAGCACTGTGATGGGGGAAGATATGAGAGGGCAATCAAGTCAACAAATGATACATCTGAGGAGCTTCGGTCTTAATTACTCAAATGTTCTCCTGAGTCATACCATAGGCTTAATTGTGAGACCATGTATCTATGCTTCTTTTCCTATTTACAAACTGAGTGACTATTCAGCTTGAAGATTAGCCCTATTTTGTTCAATCAAAACTATGGCTAATTGTCAGGGTATGTTCTTGGGAAGGGTGTAACATAAATACAAGCCACACCTGTGATGCAGGGAACCACCAAAGCTAAGGGGGCCCAAAAGTTTTGTTGGTGCACAAATTGATCTTTTGATGCTGACACTAAGGACATCTACTGTTAATCAATTTTGTTACCAGGCATGTACAGGGGCGaccctagggttagtggtgtctGGATGAAGTATTTCCATGACTAACACACGTACTTGTCAGGACTTACCCACATGGCCATCCCATGCTACTCTGGTCCTGACTCTGCTCTCCGAGGTCTATGGCAGCGAGACCCACTCCGATGACCTCCATGACCTGCCACAAATCTTCTGAGGTAGCAGGTACCAGCTCCCAACCCGCTACCTGCGCCTCCCTGTCTGAATGCGTGGTCTCATAATCCCGCGTTCAGACAGGGAGTGCACGATGATGCGCATATATGAACTCTTGTGACCTCAATTACCTAGTTTACAATCCAGGCTGCCTATATTAGCTCTGCACCTTCATTCTCTCAGTATCCTTGGTTGGTGTAAATTTGTGCTATTGCTCCTGCTTGATTTTGATGTGATTAACCCGTTGTGACCTGGCTTGCCTTTGGAATCGCttcttggttcctgatttggctctcCTCCTGTTCCCTGTTGACTCGGCTTCTGGATTTTGATTCGGCTTTGGTATTGTCCTTTGGTTTTGATCGGGCTTGCTTGACCACATCCCCTGCGGTTCCCCTGCCTTCAGATAATGCTGTATTGTCGCCTGAGGCCTGGCCTACCCTGCTTTACGGGATGCTCTTCTACAGATGTTACAGTACTAACAGCAAACTTATACTCACACGCTCtaatacactgacacccacactgacacccacacacacatccaaacatgaaatactaacaaacacacactcatgctaacaccatacactaacatacaagcACACATCATACACATTCTCTAACACAATATGCTTACACATTtatcactatacacacacacgcaaacaccatatactgacacacatactttaacaccatacgctCACACATGCGAACACTGCACGatcatacacagacacacacgttGAAGCACCATATACTTAGACAAATAAGGGGACTGGGCAGGTAGGCAAAGAGTCTCCTCATGAATACGTCATGGCCCTCCTCCCAAAATCAAACCTACCCTCATGTGGGCTCAGCTTCAGGAGGTTACCGTGACATACAGCTCTCATGATCCACAGTCAGAATGATGGCTGGAATATTAGTCAACAATAGTAGGAGCACCAGGTGGTGAAAAATGTGTGCTATACTTTTGGAAATCTGCATTTTATCCATAAACTGTGTTTCTATTGTATTATTATGGCATTTTACCCTACTATTAGTGTGCCATAAATCTGGGAAATATAGAGtgaaaaatacctttttaaacatgtttttttcattctttcgaTGCAGGATTTACCTATTTATGAATAATTTAGCCTGacttaattaaaatgtgttttgtttgttttcatttactAGTTATCTCACTTATGCATTTCACTTGAGTTGAAATCTGTCTGTTGAAGCATTAGTTACACTTCAATTTTGGAACTTGTAATCAATCAGAGGGTTAATGAATCcatgctgttttggggccaaaatgccacagacaagctgtttgggggcacaggcAAACTATTTGGGGACACTATAAAGATGTTTGTCGACAAATATGGTACAGACAAAATGGGGGCTAAAATGGCACGGATAAGATGTTTGGATGTGCTGTGGTTTCTAGTCATGCCACTGCTCTCacgctctctttctctctaccttctccactGACCGCTATATACCAAAAACTATGCATGTGTCACTCTCCATCTTGTTCCCAGTGACATGGTGGTTTAAAATATGATACATTAAAGCTATGGAAGAAACTGAGCACCAACTCAGTTAAGGCCTTAATAGAGATACAGAACCCATCTATTGCTCTCTCCTTCCCTCTAACCTCTGGCATGCGGGTAGAAGCACCAGATACTATTACCAGACATTTTGCTGCCTGGGtctgaggatgaaatgttgcCCCCACCCCATCACAATCACTCCCACATCCATTATGTTATGTCACAATCTTTCTGGTCTACCTATCTTCTTCACCAAttgcttctgtgtctttatctcatttcctgcagctctgcttcttattttgcctcttcttgttcttctgtcttctttctttgtctgctccTGGACACTtccgggcacaccctctccctcaaTTGGAGGAGCGGGGAGAcgcaaaagtaataaaaaataaaaaaaacagaggcaAATTCATCGAGAGAGCGGTGCAGAAATGCATCTACAGTCCTTTTCAGGTCTTGTTCCTGGATTTCAAGTTTTTCAGTTATTAAAGTTTCtacaaaaagatttttttaaaggccTCATTTGTAtcgttttttttcacacaaggcTGCTCAGACTGTTCACAGAAATGCTTATGATTTTGATGCATTGTAGATACAGTCAAGAGATGCAGTATTATTGTTAAGTAGCTCTGGGTTCTCTTGTGTCACCAAAATACATGGTTGCTAACACatacagagaaaaacaatacattggCTCCATGCAATGCATAGCAATGAATAAATTATaggaatacaaaatgtattttgtatcgTGATGAAAGCCAGGGTTTTGGCCCAGAGCAGTCTTTTTCAAGGAAAGCAGATTAAAAAatagacagaaaaaaatgcttaaataactgaaaatgtaaaagaacCAGCTGTAGGCTATGTAAgcatatttttgtatgtgtataattGTAATCTTTCATTTAGAAAGACTTTTTTCCATGGTCAGAATTATGCCTTTTGCATAAAACCTGATTTTGCAATGCCaaatatattatagaaattaagaaaaaaaaaattcctttgtTGATGTTGGGTAGCTTTTTGTATAACAAAGTTTTCGCTTCTTAATTTCTACTAGCAGGGTTTTCCTCGCGAAGAGGTGCAGTAACCAGATCAccactcgtcagcatgaggttgtgatactggcttaatacttgaggcttggggtagcacgagaaataccaataaccaaagttatggtgggtaaaggtgatggaaaacccttccacttaaaattaagggggtagtagaagcattactaaacactcatctacagacaccagacaagccagaaggctgtccatgagtggtgatctggctactgtacctcttcccgagttttgtctaaaggctgtcttgtacagcgggcaattactttcaagtgatccatgtataaagtagatatagaggcaaaaggtgatcttTGTTGACCTCGTTTGCAtacgcctacccagaatcccttgtgattCTGGCAGCACCATTGATTTCAGagaagccttctggcttgtctgctgtctgtagatgagtgtttaataatgtttctaCTACTAGCAGGGCAAACATTAATAATGTTAGAAAATGCAACCTAACCTGTAAATAATGTTAGCACATTTAGGACTGTATCTGGAACATACTCAAACATCTAATACATCTATACTCAAATACTTCTGTTAATTcagcattgtttaaaaaaatactttgactAGTGGGATTATATCTAAATGCCATGACATGCTAATACAAGAGTCTAACACAACATAACTGTCTTATGTGGTATTATTACTTAACTTAACCGCTATGTCTCAGGGATCTCTTAAATTCAACCTTTATTGTGATTACATATTCCACAGCTTTGTACTATGGGAAAAGTATATGCAGTCAACTTACATACACAATTATTGTTTTGAAGACTTTAATATGGTCTCCAGATGCACAAACTAATGGAAGGTAGAAAGGTTTTATGCAGAGCCGGCTCTTACATGGGACCCAGTCAGCACTTTCACAGTGGCTGCAAATTACTGTCCCAAGACATGTTCTTTTGGGATTGATTCGTTGAGAAATGGAAGCATTTTTGCACTTCTCTTTTTCCAtgaatccatctgcattattctgaccTCTTGTGAAGAGATTGTACACTGATGTGAGGGAACCAGGGAGGCAGGAACTTAGCCTAGACACACAATGCATGGCTGCTCGCAGCCGGAGCGAAAGCATGGATATatattgtaagtgtgtgtaaacatggatgtttttgtgtgtatgagcaAGGATGTGTTATGTTTGTGAGCATAGAAGTGTATGTGTgcgtttgagcatggatgtgtgtgatcatggatttGTAAATCtttgtgtgtgaacataaatgtgtatgtgtttgtgtgtgagcatgggtgtgtatgtgtaagtgtgtgtgtgtgagagggagtttgtaagtgtgtgtgtaaaaatgtgtgccagagtgtatgtgaCAGGGGGATCAAAGGGCCACTGATGAGGTGCGGAATATAGGATCTGGGAGACTAGGTTAGGAGAAGTGCAAATTGAAAGAAGACATCGcgagaagcggacaaagacagaagacaaaagaacaagaataGGCAAGAGAACAAGCAAAGCTGCAGCAAATGAAACAGGAACAAAGAAgcagttggtggagaaggtaggaagacattgtgaTATAGTCTGAATCAGAGTGTGAGGGAGAGCGAATGAGAGTATAAGAGTGTgattgagagtgtgagagcattaatgagagtgtgagagagcatgagagagtgaatatattaattattatataacataaaggATGTGGGTGTGGTCGTGGTGGACGGCAGCATTGCATCCTGTAATTTATACAATACCagatacatttacatacacatgtatacaaacacatttttagaCACTAATATACTTCCACACAGACTCTAACATACTTCcatgcacaaacacacactaacatatttacacacacacacacacactgaaaaacaaacatactCCCAGCCCTTGGCACAGAAGGGGGTAGTACACCAGCCAGTGACAGCTCCCTTCTGGTGCTTTTTTGCAGTCCTCACATGCTGCCTCATTACATCATATCCAGGCCTAGTAGTTTGCCCGGCTAGGGTGTTTCGGTGCTGGCATTGGGGGGCCCCACTAGACAGCCCCCCTGCAATGTGTGGGCCTCCATTATGCCAATGGAGCCAGTAAAGTGCCTATGatcagaggcagtttggaactcacTTCGTGCCATAGCACTCGCCTGCCCTGCACTGTGACCGTGCATGATCTAACATTTGTGgatgagctgttgttactcctagacacttCCGCTTGTCAATAATAGTTGACTTACTTACAGTAGAGAGGAGCAGATCTAGTAGAAATGAaacttcacaaactgacttgtgccAATGGTGGCATCATATGACAGTGCCACCTTTAAAGTTACTGAGCTGTTAGATATAACCTATTCTACTGTCAACGTTTGTCTAAGGAGATGGCGGGATATGTGCTGGATTTTATAAACCTGCTGGCAATGAGTATGGCTGAaactaaactcaataattaggagggttaTCCACAATTCCTATATCTTAAATGTACCATGCTTTAATTGGACACTCTTGTATGTTAATCAaacaaaccttagcagatcGTCTTTCCATTAATCtagccatattaaaaatatgaatgagagatgattaaataattgtttttaggAAAGGTTTGGATATTCAGTACTACAAGGAAAGATGTTTATAATTtggcatttagttacaaagattTTAAATTCAGCAAAATAGGTGTAAACTTCCCAATTGCCCTTTTTAGGAGGAATAGTCAATCTTTGGGACCCAATCTCTATCCCTCTTTTATTCTCTGATGTGCATATTTTTCAGGATATATTTCGTAATATGAGTTTTAAGAAATTGAAGAAacgtaataaataatattccgTTGTATTAATATTCTTTGTTAGGTCACAATGTCACATAAAAGTAGACTGGAGGAGTCTTTGGCTGTTGCTGCCGGCTTGCTCACAGTCTAAGATGGCTACAAGTGGGTAGCCACTCCGGCTCACAGAGTAAGCAATGCCAGTCTGGGGAAAGTCTTCCTAGGTACCGTACCAACAGTCATGACACACATACTTTTTTCAGCCACATTGCCAGGGGAAAGGGCACCCGACTAATCTTATCACACAAGAAACAAAGGTAGCCTTTCCTACTCAGGCTGCCAAAGAAGCCGCTGAGATGTTGATGCCCAAAAAGGACCATATTGCCACCTATGAGCTCCTCTTTAAGGAGGGAGTAATGGTGGCCAAAAAGGATGTTCATGTGACAAAGCATCCAGAGTTGGCTTACAAAAATGTGCCCAACCTTCACGTTATGAAGGCCATGCAGTCCCTTAAATCTTGTGGCAATGCAAAAGAGCAGTTTGCCTGGCGACACTTCTATTGGTACCTGACCAATGAAGGTATACAGTACCTGCGTGATTTCATGCACTTGCCCCCAGAAATTGTTCCTGCAACTCTGAGAAGGAGTCACCCTGAAACTGGCAGGCCCCGTCCTAAAGGATTAGAGGGCGAGCGCCCAGCAT encodes:
- the LOC128496845 gene encoding 40S ribosomal protein S10-like, producing the protein MLMPKKDHIATYELLFKEGVMVAKKDVHVTKHPELAYKNVPNLHVMKAMQSLKSCGNAKEQFAWRHFYWYLTNEGIQYLRDFMHLPPEIVPATLRRSHPETGRPRPKGLEGERPAWLSRGGEADRDTYRRSAAQPGADKKAEAGAGAATEFQFRGGFGRGRGQQPPQ